In Nitrospirota bacterium, one DNA window encodes the following:
- a CDS encoding CHAT domain-containing protein — protein sequence MTASGSGAGSSADGAMTEGTQAFQRGAYEEALGLWKDAARQYEGQGRSHDQSRALVSAARAAESLGQTRQALQLLELALALAQQAADSQWGATVMAQLGHTYLTARQLDAASTHLTKARELIKEKSSPALEAALLNDLGILAALQNRPEEALTHFTNTVQLAQQAGLSLVALHARLNAARTSLQLHQPTNSRIWIDQALEQTDALPASREKAIALMNIGLLYRNLLPSLPDFRSPLTLRAAGALQEAAGLAEQMGDARTLSFALGHLGHLYELEERLDEALAFTRRAIFSAQSVDAPESLYRWQWQLGRQLAATGTLDEAIASYRQATSTLQPIRQAVAVAAADATWSDENPIRPLFFELADLLLQRASLTEAQPAATQYLLAARDAIEAYKAAELRDYFKDECVDALQARLTKFDTLAANTAVIYPILFPTRLELLVSLPTGLTRFAVPVGADMLTKEVRLFRRTVEKRTTREYLAHAQQLYDWMIRPIETALAREHITTLVFVPDSSLRTIPMAALHDGATFLINKYAVAVTPGLNLTDPRPIDRERVRMLSSGLTAAVQGFPALPYVAGEMSTIQDLYRGDQLLNRDFLTTRLEHELRDGQYGILHIATHGQFATDVNQSFLLTFDGKLTLNQLDRLIGLFRFRREPLELLTLSACQTGVGDDRAALGLAGVAIKAGARSALATLWFINDEASSELVTEFYKQLRNPKLSKAQALQLAQQRLLADRVYEHPAYWSAFLLLNNWL from the coding sequence ATGACGGCGTCTGGTTCAGGGGCCGGCTCATCTGCCGACGGCGCGATGACAGAAGGCACGCAGGCCTTTCAACGTGGCGCCTACGAAGAGGCGTTAGGACTGTGGAAAGATGCCGCACGGCAGTATGAGGGACAGGGCCGATCGCACGATCAGAGTCGCGCGCTCGTCTCTGCAGCACGAGCGGCTGAGTCGCTGGGCCAAACCAGACAGGCCCTCCAACTCCTTGAACTGGCCTTGGCTCTTGCGCAGCAGGCAGCGGACAGTCAGTGGGGGGCCACAGTCATGGCACAACTGGGACATACCTATCTGACGGCACGCCAGCTCGATGCCGCCTCGACTCATTTGACGAAAGCCCGTGAACTCATCAAGGAGAAATCATCGCCGGCGCTTGAGGCTGCTCTCCTCAACGACCTCGGGATTCTCGCTGCGCTCCAGAACCGTCCAGAAGAAGCCCTCACTCACTTTACGAACACCGTCCAGTTAGCCCAACAAGCAGGGCTGTCCCTTGTCGCACTGCATGCACGGCTGAATGCAGCACGAACAAGTTTGCAACTCCATCAGCCGACGAACAGCCGCATCTGGATCGACCAAGCCCTTGAACAAACCGATGCCTTGCCGGCATCTCGTGAGAAGGCTATTGCCCTAATGAACATCGGGCTGCTGTATCGCAATCTGCTCCCCTCCCTCCCGGACTTCCGTAGCCCGCTGACCCTCAGAGCGGCAGGAGCCTTACAAGAAGCGGCTGGCCTGGCTGAACAGATGGGCGATGCGCGCACCCTGTCGTTCGCCCTCGGACATCTCGGCCATCTCTATGAGTTGGAGGAGCGGCTGGACGAAGCCCTGGCCTTCACGAGACGCGCGATCTTTTCCGCGCAATCGGTCGATGCACCGGAGTCGTTGTACCGTTGGCAATGGCAACTCGGGCGACAGTTAGCTGCCACAGGGACGCTCGACGAGGCCATCGCCTCCTATCGACAAGCCACAAGCACGTTACAACCGATTCGTCAGGCCGTCGCCGTGGCTGCGGCAGACGCCACCTGGTCGGATGAGAATCCGATACGCCCATTGTTTTTTGAGCTGGCAGATCTGCTGCTCCAGCGGGCCTCGCTGACAGAAGCGCAGCCGGCTGCCACGCAATACCTGTTAGCGGCCCGCGACGCCATCGAAGCCTACAAGGCCGCCGAACTGCGAGACTACTTCAAAGACGAATGTGTCGATGCGCTACAGGCCAGACTCACGAAATTCGATACCCTGGCGGCGAACACGGCTGTCATCTATCCCATTCTGTTCCCGACCAGACTGGAACTGCTGGTGAGCCTGCCCACAGGCCTCACCAGATTTGCCGTGCCGGTCGGTGCGGACATGCTCACGAAAGAGGTCCGCCTCTTTCGCCGCACCGTCGAAAAACGCACTACGCGGGAATATCTTGCGCATGCCCAACAGCTCTATGACTGGATGATTCGCCCGATCGAAACAGCACTGGCCCGTGAGCATATCACCACCCTGGTCTTTGTCCCGGATAGTTCACTCAGGACGATTCCCATGGCGGCCCTGCACGACGGTGCCACATTTCTCATCAATAAATATGCCGTCGCCGTCACGCCAGGGCTCAACTTGACCGATCCACGTCCGATAGACCGGGAGCGGGTGAGGATGTTATCCAGCGGACTCACAGCAGCCGTGCAAGGATTTCCTGCCCTGCCATATGTCGCGGGTGAAATGAGCACGATTCAAGACCTCTACCGCGGGGACCAGTTGTTGAATCGAGACTTCCTCACCACCAGACTGGAACATGAATTGCGGGATGGGCAGTATGGGATTCTTCATATCGCCACCCATGGACAGTTCGCCACCGATGTGAATCAGTCCTTCTTACTGACGTTCGACGGAAAACTGACCTTGAACCAACTGGATCGGCTCATCGGATTATTCCGGTTTCGTCGAGAGCCGCTCGAATTGTTGACCCTCAGTGCCTGTCAAACAGGGGTAGGAGACGATCGAGCTGCCTTGGGTCTCGCTGGTGTCGCCATCAAGGCCGGCGCCCGCAGCGCGTTGGCGACGCTCTGGTTCATCAACGATGAGGCTTCGTCTGAGCTGGTCACTGAATTTTACAAGCAATTGCGCAACCCTAAGCTGTCAAAGGCACAAGCATTGCAACTCGCACAGCAGAGGCTCTTAGCAGATCGGGTCTATGAGCACCCGGCCTACTGGTCGGCGTTCCTCTTGCTGAATAACTGGCTGTGA
- a CDS encoding DUF928 domain-containing protein gives MSMLEYIGGRPSPLQRQRFGVKTSVIVNSALLIILSLPGFNSGVNATSIADRPIVAQSDQREEPTMPFYTPRKKTTPRARVGGGLRGTDGKDPEIVALVPDHVGLTVKQAPSLNWFLSKPTSLPIRFTLIDTRSVKPLHEGLIPTPNHAGIQSLNLKDLGLTLEPEVQYRWYISAIRNSESPSQDIVAGGIIERCEFNACLVETAVDLTCDRQSILRNAVRGFWYDAMACLCELIDANPSDQILRRQRAALLKQIGLHGVADWDLRSAQTPIR, from the coding sequence ATGAGCATGCTAGAGTACATCGGTGGACGCCCCTCACCGCTTCAACGACAGAGGTTCGGCGTGAAGACATCGGTCATCGTCAACAGCGCATTGCTCATCATCCTCAGCCTGCCTGGCTTCAATTCAGGCGTAAACGCCACGTCTATCGCCGACCGGCCCATCGTCGCCCAATCCGATCAACGGGAAGAGCCGACGATGCCGTTCTATACCCCTCGGAAAAAGACCACACCCCGCGCACGAGTCGGAGGAGGCTTACGGGGAACGGATGGGAAAGACCCTGAAATCGTGGCCCTGGTTCCCGACCATGTCGGCCTCACGGTGAAACAGGCGCCCTCCTTAAACTGGTTCCTCTCCAAGCCGACCTCCTTGCCCATTCGGTTTACACTCATCGACACCCGATCGGTCAAACCGTTGCATGAAGGCCTGATTCCCACACCGAATCATGCGGGCATCCAATCGCTAAATCTCAAGGATCTCGGGTTGACCCTCGAACCGGAAGTGCAATATCGCTGGTATATCTCCGCCATTCGCAATTCGGAATCCCCGTCGCAGGATATCGTCGCCGGCGGGATCATCGAGCGCTGTGAATTCAACGCTTGCCTGGTGGAAACGGCCGTCGACCTCACCTGCGACCGGCAAAGCATTCTGCGAAATGCCGTGCGAGGATTCTGGTACGATGCCATGGCCTGCCTCTGTGAGTTAATCGACGCGAATCCATCCGACCAGATCCTCCGGAGACAACGTGCCGCGCTGCTCAAGCAGATCGGTCTCCATGGGGTGGCAGACTGGGATCTTCGTTCAGCTCAAACCCCCATCCGCTAG
- a CDS encoding PAS domain S-box protein — MVTAASRHSVLVVEDNPDLVIGLRDLLLHDGYAVTVAGTVAGAIELIRTHRFNAILLDLGLPDGDGIDVLKETQRLDPSLPVVIVTAHISPDRTVGSLTEGAFAYLTKPYHREELRQTLRRAIGVKELSVQAELTAHLLHESEARFRSLVESATDAILVADGRGVIISWNRSAAGLFGYASEDAIGTPLTLLMPERYRSAHEKGLARMESTGTSRVIGSVVELHGLRKNGTEFPIELSLATWNTTAGNFYSGIIRDISSRKKTEDALRRSDQILREVADNTTAVIYVKYADGRYLLTNRRFEQIFNLTTDQIVGHTDHEIFPSHIADKFRTNDLVVLEQKRTVEYEEEAPHSDGAHTYISIKFPLCDHTGTAYAVCGMSTDITERKQIETALRTHEEQLRLALTSTEVGGWSWDCQTGRIYWSRQVDDMLGVSERLRPHTQQEWLALMYQDDRQTAAQVMSRAMEQPGTEVLFEHRVMRKDGSLRWFVWTGHIIRDRDGNAVHMLGMVRTTQATTV, encoded by the coding sequence ATGGTCACTGCAGCGAGTCGCCACTCCGTGCTCGTCGTGGAAGATAACCCGGACCTCGTGATCGGGCTGCGAGATCTTTTGCTCCATGATGGCTACGCCGTCACCGTGGCCGGCACCGTCGCCGGCGCCATCGAACTCATTCGAACCCATCGCTTCAACGCCATCCTCCTGGACTTGGGCCTTCCGGACGGCGATGGGATCGATGTCTTGAAAGAAACTCAGCGCCTGGACCCGTCTCTCCCCGTCGTGATCGTCACGGCCCATATCTCGCCGGACCGCACCGTGGGATCCCTGACAGAGGGAGCGTTTGCCTATCTGACCAAGCCCTATCATCGGGAAGAGCTCAGACAAACGCTGCGGCGCGCGATCGGAGTCAAGGAACTCAGCGTACAGGCCGAGCTGACAGCGCATCTTCTCCACGAAAGCGAAGCCCGCTTCCGCTCGCTGGTCGAGTCGGCCACCGACGCGATCCTGGTAGCCGATGGGCGCGGGGTAATCATTTCCTGGAATCGATCTGCGGCGGGGCTCTTCGGATATGCCAGCGAGGACGCAATCGGCACACCCCTGACCCTCCTCATGCCGGAACGGTACCGTTCCGCACATGAAAAGGGTCTCGCTCGCATGGAATCCACGGGAACGAGCCGCGTGATCGGATCCGTGGTGGAGTTACACGGACTGAGGAAGAATGGCACCGAATTCCCCATCGAACTCTCGTTGGCAACCTGGAACACGACTGCCGGAAACTTCTACAGTGGCATCATTCGGGATATTTCCTCGCGAAAGAAGACCGAGGACGCACTGCGCCGGAGCGATCAGATTCTGCGAGAAGTGGCCGACAACACCACAGCAGTCATCTACGTCAAATACGCCGACGGCCGGTATCTCCTGACGAATCGACGGTTTGAACAGATCTTCAACCTGACAACCGATCAGATCGTGGGCCATACCGATCACGAGATCTTCCCCTCACATATTGCAGACAAGTTTCGCACCAACGATCTGGTCGTGCTGGAGCAGAAACGCACGGTCGAGTATGAAGAAGAGGCGCCACACTCGGATGGCGCGCATACCTATATCTCCATCAAATTCCCGCTGTGCGATCACACCGGCACAGCCTACGCGGTCTGCGGTATGTCGACCGACATTACCGAGCGCAAACAGATCGAAACCGCCCTCCGCACCCATGAAGAGCAGCTCCGCCTGGCCCTGACCTCGACAGAAGTGGGCGGCTGGTCCTGGGACTGCCAAACCGGACGAATCTATTGGTCGCGGCAAGTCGACGACATGCTTGGCGTCTCGGAGCGCTTACGGCCACATACCCAGCAGGAATGGCTTGCGCTGATGTACCAGGATGACCGGCAGACAGCCGCGCAGGTGATGAGTCGCGCCATGGAACAGCCCGGCACAGAGGTGTTGTTTGAGCATCGGGTCATGCGAAAGGACGGCAGCCTCCGATGGTTCGTCTGGACCGGTCACATTATTCGAGATCGTGACGGGAACGCCGTGCACATGTTAGGGATGGTCCGCACCACACAGGCGACGACAGTCTGA
- a CDS encoding ABC transporter substrate-binding protein, with product MSTIIDIEKPVCSAYAVTAWAVARLVLWLGLSSLFVSESAAMDIAILQSSDIAAYHEAIAGLKATGPIGAIYTEYDMQGDLDLGKKLARKLRASNTSLVVAVGLKAALAAKLEIIEIPIVYMMILDPLKHQLTAGNMTGTLLEVPVDRQLKIMRMFFPTLRRLGTLYDPAKSSSRVREAVRQSTNADFQLKGLPVESEKDVPQQLRVLLWDVEALWLMPDSTVLTNESVQFILESSLARQIPVIGFSPEFTRLGGLLSMSVNYGEVGRETGLLAKRILDGERLLPLNPVPIERIKITMNLKTAKFLGLTFTKELTSLIDETY from the coding sequence ATGAGCACCATTATTGACATCGAGAAGCCCGTCTGTTCAGCATACGCCGTCACGGCCTGGGCAGTGGCAAGACTCGTCTTGTGGCTGGGACTCTCTTCCCTCTTCGTCTCCGAATCCGCCGCGATGGACATCGCGATCCTCCAATCTTCGGACATCGCGGCCTACCACGAGGCGATTGCTGGCCTAAAGGCCACCGGCCCGATAGGCGCGATCTATACCGAATACGATATGCAAGGCGACCTGGACCTCGGCAAGAAGCTCGCGCGTAAGTTACGCGCATCCAATACATCGCTGGTGGTCGCCGTGGGGCTCAAGGCCGCGCTGGCGGCAAAATTAGAAATTATCGAGATTCCGATCGTCTACATGATGATCCTGGACCCGCTCAAACATCAGCTCACAGCCGGCAACATGACCGGCACATTGCTGGAGGTCCCCGTCGACCGGCAGCTCAAGATCATGCGGATGTTTTTCCCGACCCTCCGCCGGCTCGGGACGCTCTACGACCCCGCCAAATCGTCCTCGCGGGTGAGGGAGGCTGTGCGGCAATCCACCAACGCCGACTTTCAACTGAAGGGGCTTCCCGTCGAGAGTGAGAAAGACGTGCCGCAGCAGTTGCGTGTCTTACTCTGGGATGTGGAAGCCCTCTGGCTCATGCCCGACTCCACGGTACTGACGAACGAGTCCGTGCAATTCATCCTGGAATCGTCATTGGCGCGCCAGATACCTGTGATCGGCTTCTCACCGGAGTTTACTCGTCTGGGAGGGCTGCTGAGCATGTCCGTCAACTATGGTGAAGTCGGTCGAGAGACCGGCCTGCTCGCCAAACGTATTCTCGATGGGGAACGGCTGCTGCCGCTCAACCCCGTCCCGATCGAGCGCATCAAGATCACGATGAATCTTAAAACCGCCAAGTTCCTGGGCCTGACGTTTACGAAAGAGCTAACGAGTCTCATCGATGAAACCTATTGA
- a CDS encoding ATP-binding protein, producing MGPRSFPANRFFSLRSKFVLFFSLILIVACSTLSWYFVEKRREAMIDNLQQLGAILLTSVVHNDHFRFAGLVAEDRATLQQFTEGLLAVQDVVYVVITRPDGTVLARQTKGTRPSSGSLARSIDRPLYPDPDIATQYVHSSSNIPHMTRLSISNSLGNRFAWEEQVYDFAMPVLRKGHDATPMPPFSILLDEGNTNASTTLLSGVVQIGLTDAHVKHELATMIRNIFLLTALIIAAGMLGAHLLTLRITKPLRRLADVARQVAEGQSPMPLTPSTRDEVGQLTSMFNLMTRSLQERSLAITGNLATIKHQVGQLTTLHEASAAITRTLDLDELLNTVLQLLMANLGFTRMLLVLREPERDSASVAQVAGVTADIVEAARHLEVPIQNDGSLQADLLIHGKPLLILSLDVVSNRMHPSVLALARRTGVTSFVAVPLQSHNQILGYLAADRGSQPCTDEDLHMLLTIASHVAAAIDNARAYSHLEELTQHLEQRITDRTMELSIANERLQEQDRRRSLFLSVASHELRTPMTVIRSFADNMRDGIAGPVSDQQVTYLTRIEHNLNRLTRIINQLLDWSRLESQKEVLCLKPVCVEATALLVADSLRTVAAEKTIAIEIVHEDGLPAVLGDPDKLEQVLWNLIGNAIKFTPPGGRITVDFQSIPEGFVQTCVADTGCGIDPAHLEKLFQEFSKVPSAIPAAQGAQLGLFITKSLVAMHRGSIWVESTPGAGTRLYFTMPVASSQEETRAEGGV from the coding sequence ATGGGTCCCAGATCCTTCCCGGCGAACCGGTTCTTCAGCCTACGCTCAAAGTTTGTGCTGTTTTTCAGCCTCATTCTGATCGTCGCCTGTTCAACCTTGAGCTGGTACTTCGTGGAAAAGAGACGCGAGGCGATGATCGACAACCTTCAGCAATTGGGCGCGATCCTGCTCACGAGCGTGGTGCACAATGATCACTTTCGATTTGCGGGTCTTGTCGCAGAAGATCGCGCCACGCTCCAGCAATTCACGGAAGGCCTTCTGGCGGTTCAGGATGTGGTGTATGTCGTCATCACTCGGCCAGACGGTACGGTGCTCGCCCGGCAGACGAAAGGCACCCGCCCATCCTCTGGCAGCCTTGCACGGTCCATCGACCGTCCCCTGTACCCGGACCCCGACATCGCCACACAGTACGTGCATTCTTCCAGCAACATTCCTCACATGACCCGCCTCTCCATCTCCAACTCATTGGGCAATCGATTCGCCTGGGAAGAACAGGTGTACGACTTTGCCATGCCGGTGCTGCGGAAAGGCCATGACGCCACCCCGATGCCGCCCTTTTCTATCCTGCTGGATGAAGGGAACACGAACGCCTCGACGACACTCCTGTCCGGTGTCGTCCAGATAGGATTGACCGACGCGCACGTGAAGCACGAGCTCGCGACGATGATCAGAAACATTTTTCTCCTCACCGCGCTCATCATCGCCGCGGGCATGTTGGGCGCCCACCTCCTCACCCTCCGAATCACGAAACCATTGAGGCGACTTGCCGACGTGGCGAGACAAGTCGCTGAGGGCCAGTCGCCCATGCCCCTCACACCCTCCACGCGCGACGAAGTCGGACAGCTGACGAGCATGTTTAACCTCATGACCCGTTCGTTACAGGAACGAAGCCTCGCCATCACCGGAAACCTCGCTACCATTAAACATCAAGTCGGCCAATTGACCACGTTGCATGAGGCAAGTGCGGCCATCACCAGAACATTGGACCTAGACGAGCTCCTCAACACGGTGCTCCAACTCCTGATGGCCAACCTGGGTTTTACACGGATGCTCTTGGTATTGCGGGAGCCCGAGCGAGACTCCGCATCTGTGGCTCAAGTCGCAGGTGTCACGGCCGACATTGTGGAAGCGGCCCGTCATCTTGAGGTGCCCATCCAGAACGATGGCAGTCTCCAGGCGGATCTGTTGATTCACGGCAAGCCCCTGCTTATCCTGAGCCTCGATGTCGTGTCGAATCGCATGCACCCATCGGTGCTGGCGTTAGCTCGCCGGACAGGAGTCACATCCTTCGTCGCGGTCCCGCTCCAGAGTCACAACCAGATACTCGGATACCTCGCCGCCGACCGTGGATCGCAACCCTGCACGGACGAGGATCTCCATATGCTGCTGACGATTGCCAGCCATGTGGCCGCAGCCATCGACAATGCCAGGGCCTATTCGCACCTCGAAGAACTGACACAGCACCTCGAACAACGCATCACGGACCGCACCATGGAATTATCGATCGCCAACGAACGGCTCCAAGAGCAGGATCGGCGGCGGTCGCTGTTTCTCTCCGTCGCGTCTCACGAATTGCGCACCCCCATGACCGTGATCCGAAGCTTTGCGGACAATATGCGCGACGGGATCGCAGGGCCTGTGAGCGACCAGCAAGTCACCTATCTCACACGTATCGAGCACAACCTGAATCGACTCACCCGAATCATCAATCAACTCCTCGATTGGTCGCGCCTTGAGTCACAGAAGGAAGTCCTCTGCCTCAAACCGGTCTGCGTTGAAGCCACGGCCCTCCTGGTGGCCGATAGTTTGCGCACCGTGGCGGCTGAAAAAACGATCGCCATCGAGATCGTGCATGAGGATGGGCTTCCTGCGGTCTTGGGCGACCCCGATAAACTGGAACAGGTTCTCTGGAACCTGATCGGCAACGCGATCAAATTCACCCCGCCCGGCGGCCGCATTACCGTCGACTTCCAATCGATCCCCGAAGGCTTCGTCCAAACCTGCGTCGCTGACACCGGCTGCGGAATCGACCCGGCTCATCTCGAAAAACTCTTTCAGGAGTTCTCGAAAGTGCCGTCGGCGATCCCCGCCGCTCAGGGCGCGCAGCTCGGCCTCTTCATTACAAAAAGCCTGGTGGCGATGCATCGCGGAAGCATTTGGGTCGAAAGCACACCTGGAGCCGGCACGCGCTTGTATTTCACGATGCCGGTCGCGTCCTCGCAAGAAGAAACCCGTGCTGAGGGCGGCGTATGA
- a CDS encoding sigma-54 dependent transcriptional regulator, whose translation MRAKILIVDDDRDILLGLENRITWMGHEPVTADNGKDALRLIEQGEFDLVLLDLELPFLSGLEILERVRASSHSEQRTERATSTAYTTPLIVILTAFGTIERAVHAMQLGAFDFLAKPFSADHLTVVVQKALATVALQRQVDVLRQEVDDRYEHLVGANAKMAVQLTIAKQASTSDVTVLLLGETGTGKEVVARAVHRWSPRRSKPFVAVNCASLPEQLLENELFGHEKGSFTGAIKREPGKIEVAEGGTVFLDEIGDMPLLLQSRLLRVLQDQTFYRVGGTQPVHTNVRFIAATNKDIRRAIQQGTFREDLYYRLAVITVTLTPLRERMDDVPALAQHFLNRGVRMGIHRPCTLSAQALQALQQYQWPGNIRELENVLTRALILCPEDILEPACLHLSDAPFPSTTDTETGAPLRLYHESVEAYSRKIIEEALRRNGWNQTRAAEELGLQRTYLTKLLRQKDIPGRAPTGPAPSSVDDAQ comes from the coding sequence ATGCGCGCCAAAATCCTAATCGTCGACGACGATCGCGATATTCTTCTCGGACTCGAGAATCGTATCACCTGGATGGGGCATGAGCCTGTCACAGCCGACAACGGCAAGGACGCGTTGCGTCTGATCGAGCAGGGAGAATTCGATCTTGTCCTCCTGGATCTGGAGCTGCCGTTCCTCTCCGGTCTGGAAATCCTAGAACGGGTGAGAGCCAGCTCGCACAGCGAGCAGCGGACCGAACGGGCCACCAGCACAGCCTACACCACACCGCTCATCGTCATCCTGACCGCCTTCGGCACCATCGAGCGTGCGGTGCATGCCATGCAACTCGGCGCATTCGACTTCTTGGCGAAACCGTTCAGCGCCGACCACCTCACTGTTGTCGTCCAAAAAGCTCTCGCCACCGTGGCGCTGCAGCGTCAAGTCGATGTGCTCCGTCAAGAAGTCGACGATCGCTATGAACATCTCGTAGGGGCCAATGCCAAGATGGCCGTCCAACTCACGATCGCCAAACAAGCATCCACGTCCGACGTGACCGTCCTCCTGCTCGGGGAAACCGGAACGGGAAAGGAAGTCGTCGCCCGCGCCGTTCATCGATGGAGCCCGCGCCGTTCCAAACCCTTTGTGGCGGTCAATTGTGCGTCCCTGCCGGAACAGCTCCTCGAGAACGAACTGTTCGGCCATGAAAAAGGCTCGTTCACCGGAGCGATCAAACGGGAGCCAGGCAAGATCGAGGTGGCTGAGGGCGGAACGGTGTTTCTCGACGAAATTGGAGATATGCCGCTGCTCTTGCAAAGCCGCCTCCTGCGGGTCCTCCAGGATCAGACTTTCTATCGTGTGGGCGGAACCCAGCCGGTTCACACCAATGTGCGTTTCATCGCGGCCACGAACAAAGATATTCGTCGCGCGATCCAACAAGGCACATTTCGTGAAGATCTCTACTATCGGCTGGCCGTGATCACCGTGACACTCACGCCCCTACGTGAACGAATGGACGATGTCCCGGCACTCGCCCAGCACTTTCTCAATCGCGGGGTCAGAATGGGGATTCATCGCCCCTGTACCCTCAGTGCCCAGGCCTTACAGGCATTGCAACAGTATCAGTGGCCTGGCAATATCCGCGAGTTGGAGAATGTGCTGACACGCGCCCTCATCTTGTGCCCCGAGGATATCCTTGAGCCCGCGTGCCTGCATCTATCAGATGCGCCGTTCCCCTCGACGACCGACACCGAAACAGGCGCTCCGCTCCGTCTCTATCATGAAAGCGTAGAAGCCTATAGTCGGAAGATCATCGAAGAAGCGCTACGCAGGAATGGGTGGAACCAAACCAGAGCCGCCGAAGAGCTTGGCCTTCAACGGACCTACCTCACAAAACTGCTCCGGCAAAAAGACATCCCAGGCAGAGCCCCTACGGGACCAGCCCCCTCATCCGTCGACGATGCACAGTGA
- a CDS encoding pentapeptide repeat-containing protein, translated as MDANNPARSKLRIPNDPMYLLLREGCITEFNAKKASGEKVDLRGCDLRGLELRGLDADGLDFTDCYFRQSDLRSIDFRNARLEGASINAAKISGAYFPVELTASEIELSLLHGTRMRYRSDK; from the coding sequence ATGGACGCGAACAACCCTGCCCGTTCAAAACTGCGCATTCCCAACGATCCGATGTATCTCTTGCTTCGCGAAGGCTGCATCACCGAATTCAATGCCAAAAAAGCCTCGGGAGAGAAGGTCGATCTGCGGGGGTGCGATCTGCGTGGTCTTGAGCTGCGTGGGCTAGATGCCGATGGCTTGGACTTCACCGACTGTTATTTTCGTCAGTCGGATCTGCGCAGCATCGATTTTCGAAACGCCCGACTTGAAGGCGCCAGCATCAACGCCGCAAAGATTTCAGGCGCCTACTTTCCCGTCGAACTAACCGCCAGTGAGATCGAACTTTCCCTCCTCCACGGCACCCGCATGCGCTACCGCTCGGATAAGTAA
- a CDS encoding response regulator, which produces MNATPSRTLLVVADNPDTQTVILEHARAKGHSVIAATTPALGLTTFDMTQPDIVIMDLFLPDQDGMTLVKQIRDRRPTCPVVLLTDAGHDDSTMEGLRAGALDYVQQPIHEEAFAQVLQRAIHSLPASVDDAPGVERLEYVLVMGPDPNYVESTVTWLIQGTAMGLMEARQLHLRAALQELVMNAVEHGCLELRYRDKIEAMAKDQYDALIQQRRQDARFRDRRVTIRAIYEKRQQILTYQIADEGKGFNWKSRGNLRLDACPTGDASGRGIFLTQSFFPDLRYNDKGNEVTFTVRLA; this is translated from the coding sequence ATGAACGCCACACCGTCGCGTACGTTACTTGTCGTGGCAGACAATCCCGATACCCAGACTGTGATCCTGGAACATGCGCGGGCGAAGGGACATTCGGTGATTGCTGCCACGACCCCGGCACTCGGATTGACGACGTTCGATATGACGCAGCCCGATATCGTGATTATGGACCTCTTTCTGCCGGATCAGGACGGGATGACGTTGGTGAAGCAGATTCGTGACCGCCGTCCGACCTGTCCCGTCGTGCTCCTCACCGACGCAGGGCACGATGACTCGACGATGGAGGGGTTGCGCGCAGGCGCCCTGGATTATGTGCAGCAACCGATTCATGAGGAGGCCTTTGCACAGGTCCTGCAACGGGCGATCCATTCGCTGCCTGCCTCCGTGGACGATGCGCCGGGCGTCGAACGGTTGGAGTATGTGCTGGTCATGGGCCCCGACCCGAATTACGTCGAGAGCACGGTGACCTGGCTCATTCAAGGGACGGCGATGGGGCTGATGGAGGCACGACAGCTCCATCTTCGAGCCGCGTTGCAAGAACTGGTGATGAATGCGGTCGAACATGGCTGCCTCGAACTTCGCTATCGCGACAAGATTGAGGCTATGGCGAAAGACCAATATGACGCGCTGATTCAGCAACGACGGCAGGACGCTCGTTTTCGAGACCGGCGGGTCACGATCCGCGCGATCTACGAGAAGCGGCAACAGATCTTGACGTACCAGATTGCCGATGAGGGGAAGGGATTCAATTGGAAGTCGCGCGGGAACCTTCGTCTTGATGCCTGCCCGACAGGGGATGCCAGCGGGCGTGGCATCTTCCTCACGCAGTCGTTCTTCCCCGACCTTCGTTATAACGATAAGGGCAACGAGGTCACGTTTACGGTTCGTCTGGCATGA